From one Acidibrevibacterium fodinaquatile genomic stretch:
- a CDS encoding CaiB/BaiF CoA transferase family protein, with protein MATMAASGPLAGLRVFDLTRVLAGPTATQMLGDLGAEVIKIEKPGSGDDTRGFAPPFMPGSRESAYFTGVNRNKRSVTLDIATPKGQELALALIARCDILVENFKVGALAKYGLGYAQLHERFPRLIYCSITGFGQTGPYAPRPGYDSLIQAMGGVMSLTGEPEGLPQKVGVPVADLFAGLYGCIGILAALRHREQTGIGQQIDIGMLDTHVAWLANQGMNYLATGENPPRLGNQHPNIVPYQVFATEDGHIVLSIGNDPTFQRFCQAFGLAPLLADPRFATNAARVENRALVTETLAPVLAAHPTAWWVEKLEALKIGCGPINRLSEVFADPQVIARGAVVEMARPGAENDRVKVIANPVRLDVTPVDYRLPPPLLGEHTTAVLGELLGLDDAAIAGLRAEGVV; from the coding sequence ATGGCGACCATGGCGGCGAGCGGTCCCTTGGCGGGTTTGCGCGTGTTCGATTTGACCCGGGTCCTCGCCGGGCCGACGGCAACGCAAATGCTCGGTGATCTCGGCGCCGAGGTCATCAAGATCGAAAAACCCGGGAGCGGGGATGATACGCGCGGCTTCGCCCCGCCCTTCATGCCCGGCAGTCGCGAAAGCGCCTATTTCACCGGCGTCAACCGCAACAAGCGCTCCGTCACCCTCGATATCGCGACCCCGAAAGGCCAGGAACTGGCGCTCGCCCTGATCGCGCGCTGCGATATTCTGGTGGAGAACTTCAAGGTCGGCGCGCTCGCCAAATATGGCCTCGGCTATGCCCAGCTCCACGAGCGATTCCCCCGCCTGATCTATTGCTCGATCACCGGCTTCGGCCAGACCGGCCCCTACGCGCCGCGCCCCGGGTATGACAGCCTGATCCAGGCGATGGGCGGGGTCATGAGCCTGACCGGCGAGCCCGAGGGGTTGCCGCAGAAGGTCGGCGTGCCGGTTGCCGATCTTTTCGCCGGGCTCTATGGCTGCATCGGCATCCTCGCCGCGCTTCGCCATCGCGAGCAGACCGGGATCGGCCAGCAGATCGATATCGGCATGCTCGACACCCATGTCGCCTGGCTCGCCAATCAGGGCATGAACTATCTCGCGACCGGCGAGAACCCGCCGCGCCTCGGCAACCAGCATCCCAACATCGTCCCCTACCAGGTGTTCGCGACCGAGGATGGCCACATCGTCCTCTCGATCGGCAATGACCCGACCTTCCAGCGCTTTTGCCAGGCGTTCGGGCTCGCGCCGCTGCTGGCCGATCCGCGTTTCGCAACCAACGCCGCGCGGGTCGAAAACCGCGCTTTGGTTACGGAGACTCTCGCCCCGGTGCTCGCCGCGCACCCGACCGCGTGGTGGGTTGAGAAGCTGGAAGCGCTCAAGATCGGCTGCGGGCCGATCAACCGGCTTTCCGAGGTGTTCGCCGACCCGCAGGTGATCGCGCGCGGCGCCGTCGTCGAAATGGCGCGTCCGGGCGCCGAAAACGATCGCGTCAAGGTGATCGCCAACCCGGTGCGGCTTGACGTCACACCGGTCGATTACCGCTTACCGCCGCCGCTGCTCGGCGAGCATACCACGGCGGTGCTCGGCGAACTGCTCGGCCTCGATGACGCGGCGATCGCCGGGCTGCGCGCCGAAGGGGTGGTTTAA
- a CDS encoding aldehyde dehydrogenase family protein: MLDQPMPTPSAPTLDQNALARALSGHHFIGGRFVPARSGRSFAVHNPATGAEIARAAEGDAADVDAAVVNAAAAQKDWAKLPARKRGALVSQCAALIGAHAEELARLIALETGKALRTESRVEANVVADIFSFFGGLGSELKGESVPFAPDVLSVTVREPLGVVGAIIPWNVPMLLMALKIAPALVAGNTVVVKSAEEAPLAVLRICELMNRILPPGCFNMLSGFGPECGAPLVAHPKVRKVTFTGSVEVGRIVAVAAAEKLIPVTLELGGKSPMLVFADCDFEKTVMGAITSMRFTRQGQSCTAASRIYVERPIFDRFVAALAEKVNAMVMGDPLDEKTDIGTIISEGQFEKVKGFVAEGAATPGAKALVCSALPTDPALKKGLFLQPHIFTGLTRESRLVREEIFGPVTCVFPFDDAEAVLAEANDSEYGLAASLWTNNLKRGLDLAHRLEAGLVQINQNLVVQANLSYGGVKSSGLGKEASLEAMQEHFTHKKTIMVNYG; the protein is encoded by the coding sequence ATGCTCGACCAGCCCATGCCCACCCCGTCGGCCCCGACGCTCGACCAGAACGCGTTGGCGCGCGCCCTTTCGGGCCATCATTTCATCGGCGGGCGGTTCGTCCCGGCCCGCTCCGGGCGCAGTTTCGCGGTGCACAATCCCGCGACCGGAGCCGAGATCGCCCGCGCCGCCGAGGGCGATGCCGCCGATGTCGACGCCGCGGTGGTGAACGCGGCGGCCGCGCAAAAGGACTGGGCGAAACTGCCGGCGCGCAAACGCGGCGCGCTCGTCAGCCAATGCGCCGCCTTGATCGGCGCGCATGCGGAGGAACTCGCGCGCCTGATCGCGCTCGAGACCGGCAAGGCGCTCCGCACCGAAAGCCGGGTCGAGGCGAATGTGGTCGCCGATATTTTCAGCTTCTTCGGCGGCCTCGGCAGCGAGCTGAAGGGCGAGAGCGTGCCGTTCGCGCCGGATGTGCTTTCGGTCACGGTGCGTGAGCCGCTCGGCGTGGTCGGCGCGATCATTCCGTGGAACGTGCCGATGCTCCTGATGGCGCTCAAGATCGCCCCGGCCCTGGTCGCCGGGAACACGGTGGTGGTGAAATCGGCGGAGGAAGCGCCGCTCGCCGTCTTGCGCATTTGTGAACTCATGAACCGCATCCTGCCGCCGGGCTGCTTTAACATGCTCTCGGGCTTCGGCCCGGAATGCGGCGCGCCGCTGGTCGCCCATCCCAAGGTGCGGAAAGTCACCTTCACCGGCAGTGTCGAGGTCGGGCGCATCGTCGCCGTCGCCGCCGCCGAGAAGCTGATCCCGGTGACGCTCGAACTCGGCGGCAAAAGCCCGATGCTGGTCTTCGCCGACTGCGATTTCGAGAAGACCGTGATGGGCGCGATCACCTCGATGCGCTTCACCCGCCAGGGCCAGAGCTGCACCGCGGCGAGCCGGATCTATGTCGAGCGGCCGATCTTCGACCGCTTCGTCGCCGCACTCGCCGAGAAGGTGAACGCCATGGTGATGGGCGATCCGCTCGATGAGAAAACCGATATCGGCACCATCATCAGCGAGGGGCAGTTCGAGAAGGTCAAGGGCTTCGTCGCCGAGGGGGCGGCAACGCCGGGCGCCAAGGCGCTGGTCTGCAGCGCCCTGCCCACCGACCCCGCGCTGAAAAAAGGGCTTTTCCTGCAGCCGCATATCTTCACCGGTCTCACCCGCGAGAGCCGCCTGGTGCGCGAGGAGATTTTCGGCCCGGTCACCTGCGTGTTTCCCTTCGATGACGCGGAAGCGGTGCTCGCCGAGGCCAATGACAGCGAATACGGCCTCGCCGCCTCGCTTTGGACCAATAACCTCAAACGCGGCCTCGATCTCGCCCATCGGCTGGAGGCCGGCCTCGTGCAAATCAACCAGAACCTCGTCGTCCAGGCCAATCTTTCCTATGGCGGGGTGAAAAGCTCGGGGTTGGGCAAGGAAGCGTCGCTGGAAGCGATGCAAGAACACTTCACCCACAAGAAGACGATCATGGTGAATTACGGATAA
- a CDS encoding alpha/beta fold hydrolase, whose product MRPLLGEIRYFLAGSFYRMRYHELGSRKHPTVVCVHGLTRSGRDFDALAAGLADRFHVLSPDLPGRGASDWLPDASLYQPQSYVIALTHLLATLGERVMWVGTSLGGICGMMIASSPGAPISRMVLNDVGPMVPGRAIARIRDYMSVRPEFPDLLALEAHLRHVHAGFGPLSDAHWEHLTKTSARHLPDGRVALHYDPGIAKPIRTSLAIDTELWPWWEKINIPVLAIRGENSDLLLPKTFERMVQSGAMPHVVKDTGHAPALMDAETIGVVRSFLLEQDKS is encoded by the coding sequence ATGCGGCCCCTTTTGGGGGAAATCCGCTATTTTCTCGCCGGCAGCTTTTATCGCATGCGCTATCACGAGCTTGGCAGCCGCAAGCACCCGACAGTGGTCTGTGTCCATGGTCTGACCCGCAGCGGGCGCGATTTCGATGCGCTGGCCGCCGGCCTTGCCGACCGGTTTCATGTGCTCAGCCCCGACCTTCCCGGCCGCGGCGCTTCCGACTGGCTGCCGGATGCGAGCCTTTATCAGCCGCAATCCTATGTCATCGCGCTCACCCATCTGCTCGCAACGCTTGGCGAGCGGGTGATGTGGGTCGGAACCTCTCTGGGCGGCATTTGCGGCATGATGATCGCGTCCTCGCCGGGGGCGCCGATCTCGCGCATGGTGCTCAATGACGTCGGGCCGATGGTGCCGGGACGCGCGATCGCGCGCATTCGTGATTACATGAGCGTGCGCCCGGAATTCCCCGATCTGCTCGCGCTCGAGGCCCATCTCCGTCATGTCCATGCCGGCTTCGGCCCGCTTTCGGACGCGCACTGGGAGCATTTGACCAAGACCTCAGCTCGGCATTTGCCGGATGGGCGGGTCGCGCTGCACTATGATCCCGGCATCGCCAAACCGATCCGCACCTCGCTTGCGATCGATACCGAGCTCTGGCCATGGTGGGAGAAGATTAACATCCCGGTGCTTGCCATACGCGGCGAAAACAGCGATCTCCTGCTGCCGAAAACCTTCGAGCGGATGGTCCAATCCGGGGCCATGCCGCATGTGGTGAAAGATACCGGGCATGCGCCGGCGCTGATGGATGCCGAAACCATTGGCGTGGTGCGGTCTTTTTTGCTGGAACAGGATAAGAGCTAG